The genomic window TTTGATATTGGGGTATATTATCCGTTAAAAGGTCTGTCTAACAACGAAGTTGCTGCACAAGCTAGAAGCCAGCATTTATGTCAAGGTTTTGGGCGCACATTAGAGCGCGGTTCGCAAACAGAATATATTGAATTTTTAAAAGGAGATCCATTAAGTGAAAACAAAGATATTTTTAATGGAATTGACACCTCATGGAATCGAGTAAAAGGAGGAAAAGCCATTGGTGATATTTTATATGAAGTTGAAAATAATTTCAATTTCAAAAACCCTTCAGAACATATTCCGCAATTAATTGAAGCCTATAAATTACTTCAGAACATAGACGACGACCATTGGAGAATTCAAAAAACTAAAGAATTAAAATCTATTATAGAAATGTGTGCTGGTTTGTATTTAGAGGCATCGGCAGAAACGCCTTGGGCAACCCAAAACGAAATAGTTAAATTAGATATTGAAGTTTTAAACCGAAGTAATCAAAACATTACTTTAGAAAGTATTAAAAACGCAAACGCTATAAATATTGCAAAACATATTGAATTAAAAGAAAACACAAAATTCAACTTCAAAGAAACCTTTAAAATAGGAAGTCATCAACAACCAACAACACCATATTGGCTTACTAAAAAAGGAACTTTAGGTATGTACCAAGTGGATGATACAAATTTAATAGGCTTACCCGAAACACCACGAGTTTACAAAGTGGATTTCAATCTTCTTATTAATAACACACCCATTACATTCACAAAAAATGTGGTGTATCGATTTTCTAAACCAGATAAAGGTGAGTTGTATCGTCCATTTGAAATTATCCCAGAAGTTTCGGCAAAAATCACAGAAAATGTTATTATTCTAAATTCCAATGCCCAGCATGATATTTCAGTAATTGTAAAAGCTGGACGTGATAATTTAGAAGGGTCGGTAGAAGTTTGCCATCCTAAAGATTGGAGTATATTTCCAAAAAATCAAAAAATTTCAATTAAAAATAAAGGAGAAGAACAAACTTTAGTATTCACCGTAATTCCTCCTAAAACTCAAAGCGAAGGTATTATTAGCCCTATCGTACATATTGGCGATAAAGATTATACCAAAGAATTAATTTCAATTGATTATGATCACATTCCTTTCCAAACGGTTTTACTACCAAGCGAAAGTAAAATTGTGCGCTTAGATATTAAAAAGAAAGGCGAAAATATTGCTTATATTCAAGGTGCTGGCGATGTGGTTCCTGAGAGTTTGCAACAAATTGGATATAATGTCCGTATTTTAAAACCCGACGAAATTAATGCAGAAACATTAAGCCGTTTTGATGCTATTGTTGTAGGAATTAGAGCCTATAACACCGTTGAAGAATTAAAGTTTAAGCAAGAATTACTGTTTAATTTTGTCGCTCAAGGCGGAAATATGATTGTGCAATACAATACCAATCGTCGTTTAAAAGTTGACAATTTAGCACCATTCAGATTAGAACTTTCTCGTGATAGAGTTACCGATGAAACCGCCGATGTTACTTTTCTAAATCCAGAGCATCCTATTTTAAATTACCCAAATAAAATTACCCAAAATGATTTTGAAGGATGGACGCAAGAACGTGGGCTTTATTTCCCTAATAAATGGGCGCCCACCTTCACTCCTATTCTATCAATGCATGATAAAGGTGAAACAGACAAAAAAGGAAGCTTACTCGTTGCAAAACATGGTAATGGTTATTTTATTTATACTGGTTTAAGTTTTTTTAGAGAATTTCCGGCAGGAGTTTCTGGAGCTTATAGACTGTTTGCTAATATGCTTTCTATTGGTAAAGAAGATTTAAAACAAGAGGCAAAACTAAACGATTAACTATGGAAGAAAAACAACCAAAAAAACAAGTTTGGCTAAAATTATATTCTTTAGTTCTAATTGCCAACGCTATCTATTTCGTCCTTTTTTACTTAATAACAAAAGCCTTTTAATTTATGCAAACTTTAAATTGGATCGATTGGGTAGTGCTTTGTGTAACTTTAATAGCTATAGTAGCTTACGGCACGTACCAAACCCGAGGTAGCCGTAATGTACAAGATTATTTAAAAGGAGGAAATACATCAAAATGGTGGACCATCGGTCTTTCGGTAATGGCAACCCAAGCCAGTGCCATCACCTTTCTTTCAACGCCTGGGCAAGCTTTTAACGACGGTATGGGCTTTGTACAATTCTACTTTGGCTTACCTATTGCCATGGTAGTTATTTGTATGGTTTTCATTCCATTATACCACAGATTAAAAGTTTATACAGCATACGAATTTCTAGAAAACCGCTTCGACTTAAAAACTCGAACATTAACGGCCATTCTGTTTTTAATACAACGTGGCTTGGCAGCAGGAATTACCATTTTTGCACCTGCAATTATTCTTTCCGTAGTTCTTAAATGGGATTTACTGACACTAAATATTGTTATCGGGTTTCTAGTCATTATTTACACCGTTTCCGGAGGAACACGCGCTGTAAACGTAACTCAAAAACACCAAATGGTCGTTATTTTTATCGGGATGCTTGTTGCTTTCTTTTTAATTGTTAGTAAGCTTCCGCAAGATATTACATTCAGTAAAGCACTTGATATTGCTGGAGCTAGTGGTAAAATGGAAGTTTTAGATTTTTCATTCAACTTAAATAATCGTTACACCTTTTGGAGTGGTATTATTGGCGGTACATTTTTAATGTTATCCTATTTCGGGACCGATCAAAGCCAAGTACAGCGCTACCTTTCTGGCAAATCTGTTAAAGAAATGCAACTTGGTTTAATTTTTAATGGACTTTTAAAAATACCTATGCAATTCTTTATTTTATTGGTAGGCGTTATGGTTTTCGTGTTTTATCAATTTAATGAAGCTCCTGTAAATTTTAATCCAACAGCAACAGAAGTTGTTTTAAATTCTAAATATGCCGATGAATTTAAAACCCTTCAAAATGAACAAAAAACAATTTTTAACGATAAGCAAAATATCATTAAATCTTTTTTAAATTCTGATAATCCAGAAGCATCAAAACAAATCGCTTTAGCCAATGAAGCCAATGATAAATTGCGACAAAAAGCTAGAGATTTAATTGATAAAGCTTCGGAAAGTGAAAGTATAAAAATAGAAAGCAACGATAAGGATTATGTTTTTATTCATTTTATTCTGAATAATTTACCACGCGGACTAATCGGTTTACTTTTAGCAGTAATTTTAAGCGCAGCCATGTCGAGTACTGCAAGTGAATTAAACGCTTTAGGCTCTACAACAACCATAGATTTATACAAACGAAATACTAGCGAAAAAACAGAAGAAGAAATGGTAAGAGCCTCACGTTGGTTTACATTTGCTTGGGGAATTATTGCTATAGGTGTAGCTTGTGTTGCCAATTTAGCCGAAAACTTAATTCAGCTTGTAAATATTATTGGATCTATTTTTTATGGCAACGTTTTAGGTGTGTTTTTGTTAGCTTTTTTCTTTAAATTTGTAAAAGGAAATGCCGTATTTATAGGAGCCTTAATAACGCAATTTATTGTAATTGCATTATATCTTTTAGACTTAAACAATCTTATTAACTTGCCATTTTTATGGTTAAATTTTGTGGGTTGTGCTATTGTAATCGCAATTTCATGTATAATTCAAATACTTATTCCAAATGAAAAACCAATCACAAGTTAAAACAATAAACTGGGGTATTATTGGCTTAGGAAGTATTGCTAATAAATTTGCAACAGATTTATTAACTATTCCAGACGCTAAACTTTACGCTGTAGCATCGCGATCACAAGATAAAGCAGATCTTTTTGCTGATAAATATAGCGCTACCAAAGCATATGATAGTTATGAAGCCTTGGCAAACGACAAAAATATAGACGCCATTTACATTGCCACACCTCACGCTTTACATAAAGAAAACACCTTGTTATGCTTAGAAAAAGGCATAGCAGTTTTATGCGAAAAACCTTTTGCTATGGA from Algibacter sp. L1A34 includes these protein-coding regions:
- a CDS encoding PIG-L family deacetylase translates to MQSSKYYLLLLVLTVSLSQAQKPKTPASNEVYESIQKLNFLGSVLYVAAHPDDENTRLISYLSNEVKARTAYLSLTRGDGGQNLIGPEIRELLGVIRTQELLAARRVDGGEQFFSRANDFGYSKHPDETLQIWNKDQVLSDVVLAIRQFKPDVIINRFDHRTPGSTHGHHTSSAILSLEAFDLANNSSSYPEQLKQTSLWQPKRIFYNTSWWAYGSEEKFNAVDKSNMLNFDIGVYYPLKGLSNNEVAAQARSQHLCQGFGRTLERGSQTEYIEFLKGDPLSENKDIFNGIDTSWNRVKGGKAIGDILYEVENNFNFKNPSEHIPQLIEAYKLLQNIDDDHWRIQKTKELKSIIEMCAGLYLEASAETPWATQNEIVKLDIEVLNRSNQNITLESIKNANAINIAKHIELKENTKFNFKETFKIGSHQQPTTPYWLTKKGTLGMYQVDDTNLIGLPETPRVYKVDFNLLINNTPITFTKNVVYRFSKPDKGELYRPFEIIPEVSAKITENVIILNSNAQHDISVIVKAGRDNLEGSVEVCHPKDWSIFPKNQKISIKNKGEEQTLVFTVIPPKTQSEGIISPIVHIGDKDYTKELISIDYDHIPFQTVLLPSESKIVRLDIKKKGENIAYIQGAGDVVPESLQQIGYNVRILKPDEINAETLSRFDAIVVGIRAYNTVEELKFKQELLFNFVAQGGNMIVQYNTNRRLKVDNLAPFRLELSRDRVTDETADVTFLNPEHPILNYPNKITQNDFEGWTQERGLYFPNKWAPTFTPILSMHDKGETDKKGSLLVAKHGNGYFIYTGLSFFREFPAGVSGAYRLFANMLSIGKEDLKQEAKLND
- a CDS encoding sodium:solute symporter — its product is MQTLNWIDWVVLCVTLIAIVAYGTYQTRGSRNVQDYLKGGNTSKWWTIGLSVMATQASAITFLSTPGQAFNDGMGFVQFYFGLPIAMVVICMVFIPLYHRLKVYTAYEFLENRFDLKTRTLTAILFLIQRGLAAGITIFAPAIILSVVLKWDLLTLNIVIGFLVIIYTVSGGTRAVNVTQKHQMVVIFIGMLVAFFLIVSKLPQDITFSKALDIAGASGKMEVLDFSFNLNNRYTFWSGIIGGTFLMLSYFGTDQSQVQRYLSGKSVKEMQLGLIFNGLLKIPMQFFILLVGVMVFVFYQFNEAPVNFNPTATEVVLNSKYADEFKTLQNEQKTIFNDKQNIIKSFLNSDNPEASKQIALANEANDKLRQKARDLIDKASESESIKIESNDKDYVFIHFILNNLPRGLIGLLLAVILSAAMSSTASELNALGSTTTIDLYKRNTSEKTEEEMVRASRWFTFAWGIIAIGVACVANLAENLIQLVNIIGSIFYGNVLGVFLLAFFFKFVKGNAVFIGALITQFIVIALYLLDLNNLINLPFLWLNFVGCAIVIAISCIIQILIPNEKPITS